The Setaria viridis chromosome 9, Setaria_viridis_v4.0, whole genome shotgun sequence sequence GTGCAGGACGGCTCGGATATCCGGGCGCTGGTGGAGAACAAGGAGGCGTTCGCCAAGTTCGTCGACGACAGGTTCAGGAAGCTTGACGTAGACGGCGACGGGAGGCTGTCGGTCAAAGAGCTGCAGCCCGCCGTCGCAGATATCGGCGCCGCCATCGGGCTGCCGGCGAGGGGGTCGTCGCGGCAGGCCGACCACATCTACGCGGAGGTATGGTTTCGTACTTATTATTGTTATTGTTATTCTTATTCTTATTCTTattcttattattattattgctaCAAGAGCTTCAAATATAGAGCTGGCATGTGCGCCAATCGCACTTTGTAGTTAATAAAGTACATTTAAAAGTTTGAGCCGCGTATATTTCACTAATATTTGTCAGCTGCAAACTTATTTATTTAATTTGAAATGATAGTACAAATTTAGAGAATTTTGTCTCGGAATAAAACTAGcactttagttttttttttgcgaaactagcactttagatttttttttgattttttttttgagaaactaGCACTTTAAATTTTTGAATGGAGGGAGTCCTAAATAGCTACAAAACTAGCCTAAGTTTAAGTGCATCTGGGTATTCCCTGTTTATGTTTTCCCAAATCATATGGAGTTATCTGCGTTTTGACGTGCTTACTTATGTGGCTCCAAAGGTTCAAGAAATCGGGAAAGTTCTAGTGTACCAATATCAAGGCAATACAGATTCCCTCCATAACCATTCAAGTATTTTAATCTTGGCTATCGATATATTTTCTGTATGAAGATAGAGCATTTGAATATAATATGGTTCAATACACACCATAAGTCGCCATTAGAGTCTGAATGTCGGAGCATGTATTTTTGAGTGTCTCTGGCGCACTTCAGCTGGACTGACAAAATCAGCTAGGTCTTTCTGAAATTGATCACTCCTGTGTACCCAACATCAACCAGTAGCATCCTTTTCCATTCTGACTTTCTTTGGAAAATCCGAATAAATAGCATCACCTCATGTATATACTATATCCAGAACTTTCTGTGTGTCTGTGCGTTGCAGCTATTGTTGTTTTCTTTATCATTGGACATGTTGGGTCTATCTGGAATGATCCACAGGCACGGACAGCAAGACTATTGGGACAATACTGTACCCATAAATCCATAAATGAGATACGGAATAATTTGTGTTCTTGACTTCTTGCACACAGGTTCTTAACGAGTTCACTCACGGCAAGCAAGACTCCGTGAGTAAATCGGATTTCCAGCGCGTGCTGTCCGATATACTTCTTGGAATGGCGGCTGGGCTTCAGAGAGACCCCATCATGATCCTCAGAATAAATGGGGAAGACCTGAATGAATTTCTTGACAGTTCAAGGTATGAACCTGAAGCAGCGGCCATGTTTTCACAAGTAAATCCCGGAAACAATGCGTCGTTGCGCCAGTGCTTGTTGGCTGCTCTTCGACACCTGACGGTAGACCACGGCATGCCACCTGCTTCTGACTCTTGGGTAATTTGAATTTTCATTTACTAAGTTAGTCAGTTGATAATTATTGGTAGTACAAATTTTATCCCCTGCATTAATAGCTGAGATGACACGATATTCAGTTATGTAGCAAGGTGTGGAAAAAATTAGAATCCAGGCTGCCTGGGTTTTCATTATATAATCCAGGCTCATACATGTCCTAAACAATTACAAGTAGTCCTACCTACATAAGTACTGGAACATATATATGCAGATACAACTTACAATTGTTGGGTTCTTGTGACAGGTTGTGGAAAATATCATAGAGCCTGCAATGCAAAAGCTTACCTATGATCAGCTGGATCAGCCTGTTTCCCGAGAAGCATTTTTCCAAGAATTCAAAAAGTTCCTGAGCATCGTCACTCAGCGACTGCAACAGCACCCTGTGATTGTCGCACATACGGAGAACACCTTCGACGGGAATGGTATCAGGAGGCTGCTGTCGAACAAGTTCGAATTCGACAAGGTATGGGAAACGCGCTTCAAAAGTTGCAGTGTCATGATTGAGTAGTCAGTTGCATGACACTGATCACAATTTGCGTCACTGAACTTGTTCTAGCTGTTGGATTCGGTTTGGAGAGATGTGCCGAAAGAACACAAAGATAAAACATCGAAAGAGTACCTCCGAGTTGCGCTTGATAGAATTGCTGACTCTGCAAGCCTACCACCTTACGGAGCTGTTGATCAGGTAAACATATGTCGTTCTATAACCCACAGTTCAAATCCAATCCTCTATTTCAGAACCTACATGGAACGTCTGCAGTTCATCTTGCCTGTATTtagttttaaatttgaaatgttCAGACTTTTAAGTGAGCTTTAACGATCAAACATCCAACAGGTGGATGCTGTGGTGAACGAAGCATTCAAGATGGCTAAAGCCGATGATGGGAAGGTGGTGGACGAAGCAGAGTTCAAGAAGCTTCTGACTGAGATCCTAGGAGCGATCATGCTGCAACTGGACGGCAACCCAATCTCTGTATCGACCAACACCGTCGTCCACGAGCCGATgtccgccccctcccccctcttGTCACCAACGCCGCTGTCTCCAATGGTGTCCTCCCCCAGTGAATAGAGAGAAGCTAATAACTGATGCAACGATGGAGAAGAATCTCCATTGAGCACTGGATATGATGAAGGTTTTCTTCATGTCACAGTGCAAGAACACTGGTGACTAGAAGATGCATATGTGGCTTGTAACTTGGATGCGTGTTTACCGTTGAAATAAGGCTTTTCCAAGCCAGACGTTGCGTGGTTAACAGAGGTGGTTTCGTTTCTTTTCCAGCTTTAGGAAGAGATGGAGCTGTTAAAAGGACTGCTAGTTCTTGATGCCATACAGGGAAATCAATGTTTGGCAAAGAATGTTTCGGTATGCCGAGTAAttacgaggagagagaaagagtttTATCATACGTGACTAGGATACTGATATTAACGTGTGAGGATACTGATATTAACGTGTGAGGAGTTTTATGTAACGTGTGAGGAGTTCTATTTCTCATGACATAAGTTTTACTAGGATACTGATATTAATACGTGAGGAGTTTTATTCGCATAGGATACTGATATTAATGTGTGAGAAGTTTTATTACTATGATATTTATCTCGTACAATTATCAAGATTTCAGTATTTGATAACGATTCATCAGGTACCATTATCAAGTTTTACTAGAATATTGATATTAATGTGTGAGGAGTTCTATTCCCATACAATTTATCAGGTATAATTATCAAGATTTCAGTATTGTTAAATTGATAACGATGCAATGAAACTGCGGCATTGGTAATCGAGGAGTTTTATTCCCATGACCATAACATTTATCAGGTATAATTATCAAGATTTCAGTATTGTTAAATTGATAACGATGCAATCAGGTATAATTATCAAGATTTCAGTATTGTTAAATTGATAACGATGCAATGAAACTGCAGCATTGGTAACCGTGcagcgaaaaaaaaaagagtttcaTCATACGTAGGAGGAGTTTTATTCCCATGACATTCGTTAGGTAACCGTGCagataaaaaaaagagtttCATCGTATGTATGAGGAGTTTTATCCTCATGACATTCGTTAGATACAATTATCAAGATCCCAGTATTGATAATGATGTAATGAAATTGTGTATTAAAATTGATTTCATACGCACGAGTGGATCATCGTGCACGAGGCGAGCCGACGATGGCAAGAATCGGGAGAGGAGTCTCGATCTCTACTAGTGACGGTAAACAAGAGAGACGTGCGGACACAACAGCACGATGTCTCTTCGGAATATGTGCACGGTTGAAGATGACGTAACTTGTGGGCTCTGTGTCCTCTTTAGTATATGTGCATGGTTGTATAGATGATGTTGCATTCATCTTTTCTAAACTTAAGGAATAGAAGACCAAGGGGTTAATCTCCCCAGGATGAAGTTGGATCGAATTTGTATGGAATCTAATTTAAATAGCATTTTTTACTATatttaaatttcaaatttaGATACTTTCGaatgtgatacaaaatggataGCTCAGATTCGGATTCGCAATTAAGTCTTGATTTGGTAAATATATATTCACTGTTTTTAATAAACTTATCACAAAATATATCACGAAGGGATCGAATATAACAAAATATAACACATGTCGATAACAATCACCCTTTGAAAATATTACAATAATATTTTAATATCAAATAAACAGAAGCATATAAAACATTTTACATTAATGAAATAAACAAATCAATTATTTGGAAATAATTAACATCAATAAATATACCAATTTCATACTTAGATTAAAACAATATATTTGTAGTACGGTTTAGTGATGCCTTTATCCTATATGAATACAGATAATATTGGAAATCCATCCATAGCCACCTTTATTTCATATACAAATTCGTATTtgaattatgaaaaaaaattgaatatcTACTTTAGTTACCACATTAAAAATGAATATGGATATATATTCATGTTTTTACGTATATGGATATCGAATAATTTGGATATCTGTATCACTTTTCACCCCTCCCACTCGACGCTTGGCGTTGTTGACGAAGAGTCTTATAAGAAAGATGACCCTCTAGGCCATAATTATGATTTGGTGATTGAATGATAATAGTATCATTAGAACTAACATGTGTATGAAAAATGAGCACTTGTAGGGTTTTATAGATTCAAGGACGCAAGACAAATGACGATATCGAAGCTAAGACAAGGAGAGGAATGAATTGGATTTATCCCATGCATAATTATCTTTTAGTCTGACCAAATGGTTTGGATTTTTGCATAATTATGTGTAATATTTCACAAGCTTTTCATAGAGTCCAAGATCATGAAAATCGGACTTCGGAGTAGAAAGTTATAATCAAAAATAAGATGTGCTGAAAAATGATTACCGGATGACCCGACGATGCCGTCAGACTTAGCAAAGAAACATCCGGCGCTTATAAAATGCACATAAAGGAGCATCCCATGATCCGATGCTACCATCGAAATTTGCATATTGACAATGTTCAGATAGCATATTTTCGTGAACATATGTATGGGATGATGATCGGAACATCCGACCCTTGAAAAATTGTGTGCATCGGACTTTTGGGCATCCATCAAACTTTTAGCATTCATCCGATGCTCAAAATGTGATTGAATGAtctaaatttttttataatCTTATTAAGAATTTCACAAGATTTCCAACAAGTACAAGATCTTCGAAATTAGAGTTCAGAGTTGAGTTGAGAGTTATGGCCAAAATATGGCACTGGACTAAGCGTCAGAGAAATTGGTACAACTGTTTGACTAGCTGTTGGAGCAATAGCTCTTTTGATGTGTTGGGCTATTTATACTCTTTCTACTcgcccatttgaagttgctgCAGTGTGCAAGAGTTCATTAGAGTGCATATCACattaagaacacatccatgtcACCAAAATGCTTATGTGATCATCAAAAGGCATTTAGCACAATcttagagagtgattagtgctaggaaaCTAGAGTGAGTGAGTGCAAGATGTTGCCATATTGTACGTGGTTCTAGGAGTGAACCTACATTGTATGTTTAGTGCGCCAGCACCTTAAGACCTTGGTGGCTTGCCAGCAAATCTTCgaccctccagcttggtgtggagcggcgacGTTGATCGTGTGCGGGGATGAGGAGATCCCTTCCATCATGGAGAAAGCTTTGTAGTGGAGACGGTGTCAAGGTGATCGGAAGAAAGGAAGTGGTGAGCCTTCCTTTATGGCAATCTTCTCATCCGGCTTGGCAAGAGCCTTTGTGGCGAGCCTAAGACCAAGACCATGAGAGACTTGCTGACCAGGAGTACATTCTTGGAGGAGCTCCAACGTGAACTATGGGTGGCATTTGCCTATCGATACCACGGGATACATCGCTGTGTAGAGTTTGTATCCTTcctaacccactcctttacGTTTTCGTATTTCTAAATGAACTTCCATAGTGTAGTTCTTGCTAGAGTTTGGTTCTAGGTTGCAAGATCTTTGTGGGTGGATAGTTTCACTAGATGAATCATAGTTGCACATCTAGATTgtatgatctagtttatatttttATGCAAAGTAGTGGAAGTCATAGCTTAGGGTTTTAAATTTGTCTAATTCACCTCTCCCTTTCTTAGACTACAAGTACTTGTTTCCTTTCAAGACTCTTCTTCGCGTCCCAATAAAACTTAGCACAAATCTTGATGTTGGTCCAGTACTCGGTGTATTCTCCATCTACTTAAGATGCAAAAAAGATAATGATGGTGGGCATTGCTTTGAACCCTATTTTGTTCCTTCCAACCTTTAGTACCTTATTACCACCAGCTTTTCAGATATCACACATTATATATCAGGATATAATAGCTGTTCGAATTCAATTCTTGCCTTTCTATATATTTTGACCAAAAATGTAAgcccagcacagtaatttggatTAGCCGTCTACATTCATGCGATAAGTGCAAATGCGTTGTGTATTGGTCGGCGTTACTCTGAATATTGCCCACATTCTTATCAAAATCTGAGGCCAAACTGGCACAAAGTTATTATAATCAATTGTTGGATTCCATATTGAAAGCGAGAATAGTACACGCATAATTGAATTCATTCATTTGAGTTGAACGTATTACATTatataggaaaaggaagaagcTGGACAAGCCATAGGAACTGAACGGCACAGTAGGTGGAAGGCCATCCGCAGGAGCCTATCAATGCATGCTTGCGCAGGAGACACAAGCTGGAAGGATTAGTCATCAATGCAAGGATTAGCTATCTAACACGCCCCTGCAGTTAGAGCGTCGCTGGAGCGGACGTTCAAACTGGACCGAAACTCGGTGAAGACAGACATCGGGAGTtccttggtgaagatgtcggcaTATTGTGTCATCATGGGCACATGAAGAACGTGGACCTGGCCAAGAGCAACACACTCATGGATGAAGTGAAGATCGATCTCCACATGCTTCGTACGCTGATGTTGAACGGGGTTGGTGGAGAGATAGACCGCGCTGATGTTGTCACAATAGACAAGAGTAGCCTGACGGAGAGGAGAATGTAACTCATCTAGTAGTTGCCATAGCCAACTCGCCTCAGCAACCCCATTAGCCACTACGCGGTACTCAGCCTCAGCACTGGAGCGAGAGACTGTTTGCTGCCATTTGGAAGACCAAGATATAAGATTGTCACCCAAAAGGACTCCATAACTGGATGTAGACTTCCGTGTATAAGGGCAGCCCGCCCAATCTGTGTTAGTGTAAACAACCAAGTCTGCCGGAGATGTCTGATACAAGATCAGCCCATGATCAAGGGTGCCACGAAGATAGTGAAGAATCCGCTTGATGAGCGCAAGATGTGGCTCTCTGGGATCATGCATGAATAAGCAGAGCTGCTGAACTGCATAAGAGATGTCAGGACAGGTGAATGTCAAATACTGAAGAGCTCCGGTGAGGCTATGGTAGTCTATGGCATCGGCCATAGGTGGTCCATCACTAGAGAGCTTGGAATGTCTGTCGACAGGTGTACTGCAACGCTTACACTCTGACATACTAGCTCGCTCAAGAATTTCTAGAATATAGTGATGCTGAGAGAGGTGCATAGAACCATGCTATCTGGTCACTGATAATCCCAGGAAACGATGGAGCGGACCGAGATCCTTCATAGAAAATTCTTGCTGGAGGGCAGTGACCGTCCGGCAAAGGAGGAACTCAGATGAGGCTATAAGgacaatatcatccacatagaGTAATAGGTAAACTGTGTCTTATCCTCATTGAAACTGAATACTCATGTGTCTGACTTTGCCTCATGAAATCCAAGTGAAATAAGATGAGTTGCAAACCGATTGTACCATGCACGTGGAGCCTATTTCAGCCCGTAGAGAGATTTTTTGAGCCGGCAGACATAGTTAGGGTGGGCCAGATCAACAAATTCAGAGGGCTGCACACTGTATACTATCTCAGAGAGGGTTCCATGGAGGAACGCATTTTTCACATCTAGTTGATGAACTGGCCAGTCACGGGAGAGAGCCAACGT is a genomic window containing:
- the LOC117836165 gene encoding uncharacterized protein; translated protein: MEQQQQVRRKRNGVVQVQDGSDIRALVENKEAFAKFVDDRFRKLDVDGDGRLSVKELQPAVADIGAAIGLPARGSSRQADHIYAEVLNEFTHGKQDSVSKSDFQRVLSDILLGMAAGLQRDPIMILRINGEDLNEFLDSSRYEPEAAAMFSQVNPGNNASLRQCLLAALRHLTVDHGMPPASDSWVVENIIEPAMQKLTYDQLDQPVSREAFFQEFKKFLSIVTQRLQQHPVIVAHTENTFDGNGIRRLLSNKFEFDKLLDSVWRDVPKEHKDKTSKEYLRVALDRIADSASLPPYGAVDQVDAVVNEAFKMAKADDGKVVDEAEFKKLLTEILGAIMLQLDGNPISVSTNTVVHEPMSAPSPLLSPTPLSPMVSSPSE